The segment CGCGATGGCCATTCGGTTGATGCGGTAAACGACCCCACGTCTGTTCCGGCCCTCGATCTGTCGCGCTACGACCTTGTTCTTTGCGACGTGATGATGCCGAAACTCGACGGGATCGAATTGATCAAGTGCATCAGAGACCGCGTGGACGGCCCCATCGTTTTCATCACTGCCAAGGTGACCGAAGAGGACGCCGTGCGGGGATTGGGCGCTGGGGCCGACGAGTACATCCGCAAGCCTTTCGGAGTGGCCGAATTGCGCGCGAAAGTGGCAGCCTACCTGCGACGGGAAAGCCGCGCGCGAACTCACGTGCTCGCTGTGGGAGCCGCTCGCTTCAACCTGGACGCCCTCGAGCTCTTCGTGAACGAAACCCCCGTTCCCCTCACGGCGACCGAGTACGCCGTGTGCGAGTTCCTCGCCCGCCACCGGGCCCAGACGCTTTCGCGTTCCCAGATCAGAAACGAAGCGCTGGGGTGGATCTCGGACGCAGGAGACGACACCATCTCCATGCACGTGAGCAATGCGCGGGCGAAGCTGCGGCAAGCGGGAATCGATCCTATCGAAACGATACGAGGAAGAGGCTATCGATGGGAGGCATGAGGTCGGGCTTGCGGCCCAAGCGGGTTCCTTTGGCTCTCATAGTGTCGAAATACTTTCTGTACGTGCTGATCAGCTCCGTCTTCGCCGTCGGCATCCCCTTGGGGGCGTTCGTCTTCCAAATGGGGTCGGGAGCGGTGCTCTCGGCCAATTACGGCGAATCGCATTTGGAAGAGACCAGGCGCATCCTGTCCGGCCAAGCGTCGTTCGACGAAGGCGCCGTTTCCTCTGCATACCGCTACGCATTGTTCGACGCGAATGGGGCCTTGAAAGCATCCGATATGGCCGGCTCGCAGCTCGACCAGGCCCGGGCTCTCGCGGCTTCAACCGAGGGGGACGGCGATTCGGCTGTTCAGACGGCTTCGTATTTCTTCTCGGTCACAACGCTCGCGCAGGGCGAGCGATGCGTGCTGTGCTACGAGATCGTTCCCCAATGGGCCGATAAAGGGACGCGCGATGCGCTGCCCAACCCCCAAGATCTTTTCCTATGGGTCGCGATATCGGCGCTGGTCGTCGTCATCGCTCTGATCGCTTTGCGGGCGGGACGCAGAATAGCCGCCACGATGAACCCTCTTTTGCGGGCGGCGGAAGCCGTTGGAAGGCGCGATTTGGACGAACCTGTATCGCGCAGCCACGTGGCCGAAGTGGATAACGTGCTGCAGGCCATGGATAGCATGCGCGTTTCGCTCAAGGAGTCGATCGAAGCGCAGCGCGAGGCCGAGATGCGAAACCGAGACCAGGTCGCCGCGCTTGCCCACGACCTCAAAACGCCGCTTACGATAGCGCTTGGCAATGCTGATCTGCTTGCCGAGGATGCGGCTGAGGGGAAACTCAACGAGGAGTCTGCGGCATGTGTCGATGCCCTGCGTCGCGCGGTGCTGTCGATGGACGGCTTCGTCACGAAGATCGTGGACGCATCGCGCGGAGAGGCGCATCAGCTCCGTGTCGAGGCTACGGATCCATCCGCTTTAGCTGATCGGTTGGAGTCTGCGGCGCGAAGGCTCGTCTCGGCGCGCGGGTTTTACCTCGACGTTGCGCGGTCGGCGGCCTTTCGCAGCGGCTGCGCGGATTGCAGAGCGGGAAGCGCCCTGCCCCTCTGGGATGCGGAGGCCCTCGAACGCGCGGTGCTCAACCTCGTAGGAAACTCTTGCGACCATGCTGCCGGAGGCTCGGTGTCGCTCGCATTCTCCCACGATGCCGATCAGGACCTCTTCATCCTATCCGTCGAGGACGACGGCCCCGGGTTTTCGCAGGAAGCCCTCAAACGAGGCGCCGAGCGGTGCTTTCGCGACGATGCCGCGCGTTCGAACGCGGGTGCCACTGGGGCCCCGCATTTCGGGCTCGGCCTCTCAATCACCTCGGACATCGCCCTCGCCCACGGAGGAAAACTCGCGCTTTCCAACCTCGCCGACAGCGAAGGCAACGTCCTCGGCGCGCATGTGGAAATGCGGCTGCCTCGTGTTGGTTTCTCAGGATAAACTCTCACCGCAAACTTCAACGCGTTTCGGATTGCTTGACCTGCGGAGAAATACGTAATGAGCGAATGAAGGCCGTGGTGATATAGTCACCGATATGCGGTTACAAGATCTTGGAAGGATATGCTGATGGTCATTAATCCTCGTAACATCAAGCCTCTCGAGGGCGTTCGCTCGGCAGGCAAGACCGTTGCCAGCATTGCTGGTAATGCATCCGAAAGCGCAGGTAAGCTAGCGTCCAGCGCTTCGAAAAAAGCGGGAGAAGTTGGTTCCAAGATAAGCGATGTGGCAAACGACGCCATCGAGGTCGCTTCCGACGGTGTCACAAACGTTAAAAAGTCCATCCAGGAAAAACGATCGATGAATTTCCAAAACATTGAGTCGCTGCAACCGGTAGTGAACGTTGTGAATGAAGCGGCCGCGGCTCTCGATGACAAGAACAGAACCATCCGAGAAAGCGCCATTCCAGAAGTAATGGGGGGCGCTCTAGGGGCTGCGGTTGGTGGCATCGGTTCTTTCGCAGCTTTGTATGGACTTGGAACCGTCGGCTTGTCGGCAGCGGGCTTGACGTCTGGGCTTGCTACCGCTGGAGCAATTGTCGGAGGAGGTATGGCTGCGGGTGTTTTTGTTTTGGCGGCCCCTGTGGCAGTAGCTGCCGGAACCGGTGTAAAAATCGCCGCGAACATCAAAGCGAAACAGCTTCATCAGGAAAAGGAACGGCTTTACAAAGAGGCCCTTCAGAAACATCAAGCAATTATCCAAGCATTGAAAGACGAATCGGATGCGAATAGAGAACGTCTAGATTATCTGCAGTCGCTGAATCTTTTGCTCGAACGCGCAGTCAAAGATCTCCGACAGGATCTTGATGCATCGTGAATCGCTACAAGTATACGAAGACGGAAAGGGAAATAAATACCGTCCTTGCCAACCAGAGCGAACTATTGAGCTCTATTTCCAAATCGGAAATGGTCGGTATTGAGTCAACCATAACCAGAAGCGAACGGATTTTGACGTCGCTTGGCTATGATCTGCCAGTAGAAGACCTTTCCACAGCCTCTCGCT is part of the Berryella intestinalis genome and harbors:
- a CDS encoding response regulator transcription factor, whose translation is MARILAIDDESAITDLLVRSLSRDGHSVDAVNDPTSVPALDLSRYDLVLCDVMMPKLDGIELIKCIRDRVDGPIVFITAKVTEEDAVRGLGAGADEYIRKPFGVAELRAKVAAYLRRESRARTHVLAVGAARFNLDALELFVNETPVPLTATEYAVCEFLARHRAQTLSRSQIRNEALGWISDAGDDTISMHVSNARAKLRQAGIDPIETIRGRGYRWEA
- a CDS encoding sensor histidine kinase, which produces MGGMRSGLRPKRVPLALIVSKYFLYVLISSVFAVGIPLGAFVFQMGSGAVLSANYGESHLEETRRILSGQASFDEGAVSSAYRYALFDANGALKASDMAGSQLDQARALAASTEGDGDSAVQTASYFFSVTTLAQGERCVLCYEIVPQWADKGTRDALPNPQDLFLWVAISALVVVIALIALRAGRRIAATMNPLLRAAEAVGRRDLDEPVSRSHVAEVDNVLQAMDSMRVSLKESIEAQREAEMRNRDQVAALAHDLKTPLTIALGNADLLAEDAAEGKLNEESAACVDALRRAVLSMDGFVTKIVDASRGEAHQLRVEATDPSALADRLESAARRLVSARGFYLDVARSAAFRSGCADCRAGSALPLWDAEALERAVLNLVGNSCDHAAGGSVSLAFSHDADQDLFILSVEDDGPGFSQEALKRGAERCFRDDAARSNAGATGAPHFGLGLSITSDIALAHGGKLALSNLADSEGNVLGAHVEMRLPRVGFSG